Below is a genomic region from Chromatiaceae bacterium.
GAAAAGAAGAAAGCCCACCTTGTTGAGAATGATCGTCAAGATCATACCTTCTTGGCTCACGGCGGTTGTGATGCTGACCTTCGCGTTCATGATGTTCAGGAAGGACCACCACAGCGCATCTCCGGCTGTGCGGATCGGCGAATCTTCGTGTCGCTCATACTCCAGAATCAGACTGGAACACAGTGTAAAGGCGAGAAACGTTACGAGAACAACAATGAGAGTGAGACTCTCAAATCGGCTGCGCTGTAATGATTGCGCGAGGATCTTGAACGACTTTATCGCGCGCAGGAACCGAATGATCCGAATAACGCGCGATAAGCGCCCCCAGCGTAGTGGGTCGATTGCTGGGATTGAAGAAATAAAGTCTATCCAACCCCATTTAAGGTACTGCCGCCGATCATCAGCCGCGTAGAGGTTCCAGAAAAAATCGCCAAGAAAAACGATGCAGATAGACAGGTCGATGAACTGCAGTACCCGCTGAATCTCGGGATCGGAAACGAACCACGTCTCGATCACCAGCACGGTCAGTACGTAAATGCTAAGAACGAGCAGAAACAGCTGGTAAGCCGCAGACCTTTTTTCAGCCGGCGATTCTTGTTGTGTGCCCATACATTTTCATCCGGCTTTTCTGTTTGTACGTTCTATCGATCGATAGCTAAGGGTAAAGCGCAACTGTCAAATCGAAAGCGCCCCGATTTTGCTACCCGCAGGGCACGGTCATACCCAATTGCGACCCCCAACGTCACGTTGCTCAGCCCTGTTTGTGCCACCGGGGGACATGTCTGCTGTTGGCTGTCACCTGGCGCCCCAGGAGAGTACAGGCATCTTCCACTCTTGACCGGTTTCAGTCGATCCCTGAAAGTCTGCTATTCGCGGCTGCTATCCACTGAAGGGTTTTTACCAAAACGGACGGTGGTTTGTGCGACGCACTCTGACCTGGGGGACCCACCTATGCCCCGGATGTTCGCAATTTCCACGAAACAGCGTACTGTCACAATGTACACATCCAAGAATCGATAACAATCAGACGATCCCAGACGCACCGTCCCAGGAAAGGTTCGACCAGAAGTGTTGCCGGTAGGTTCTTTTTCCGCAGATGTCGCGCAGCTGGCTAGGTGCCAACGAGGACTGCCGACAATTTCGATATCAGTTGATCACAGACGGAAGCCTCGGCACCCCGATTTAACCGCGAAAGCTATTAGCTATATTGCCGATAACAAACGGCGTGCGGCCAACTTCAATCGAGCCGACCACAGGAGCATGCGACGGCCATGTCGAAATTGCAGATCAGCTACCGCGAATTGCCGGTCTATTCGCTCGCGGCGCAACAGAACGCGTATCGATTGTTTGCCGACGCAAGCCTTCATTACCGAGTCCCGACCGAAACCGACGAAGAAGAAGCGCTGCCGACACTCTCGAACGTCACTGTTCGCCTGACGACAACCGACGATCTTCTTGAGCCCCAGGTCTGGGAGATCGGCCGGTTGATACCCGGGCAGGTGGTTCGGCTACAGGACCGGGTGCTTGAATTCGGACACAACTATCTGTTCGACCTGTCCGATGAAACCCGCCTGACTTTCACATTTAAGGTCACGAGCAAAGACCAACCGGATGAACCGCTGTTGGAACACAGTAGTGTCGTGACCGTTCTTCCAGCCAACTTCTGGGGCGGTGAGCGTCGCCAGCCGGAGCTGCTGGCGGCTTTTATCAGACCTAATGGCGTCTATGTCGAATCATTGGTCAAACAGGTCACTGAACTGCTTGAGCGCAATGGTCATGGGCGCTCGGCCGACGGCTATCAGTCCAATACGCGTGAACGCCCTTATCTGATGGCCGCAGCGCTATGGAATGTCGTGCTTGGTCAAAAAATATCATACGTCTCGCCACCACCAAGCTTTGCACGCCAAGGACAGCTGATCAGATTGGCGCGGGAGATCAGTAATAATCGTATGGGCGCCTGCCTTGACCTGTCGATTTTGTTCGCGAGTTGCCTTGAGTGTATGGGCCTAAATTCGGTAATCGCGCTAACCCGGGATCACGCGACG
It encodes:
- a CDS encoding ion transporter; this translates as MGTQQESPAEKRSAAYQLFLLVLSIYVLTVLVIETWFVSDPEIQRVLQFIDLSICIVFLGDFFWNLYAADDRRQYLKWGWIDFISSIPAIDPLRWGRLSRVIRIIRFLRAIKSFKILAQSLQRSRFESLTLIVVLVTFLAFTLCSSLILEYERHEDSPIRTAGDALWWSFLNIMNAKVSITTAVSQEGMILTIILNKVGFLLFAYFNAIIIAWLIQKRVNIKEAKTGLNASSSGSSMEAEKKD